The Aedes albopictus strain Foshan chromosome 2, AalbF5, whole genome shotgun sequence region AGTGTCGATCGTAACCAGCTCTGTAGTTCAAGGTGAGAATTTTTATTATTCTACTGTTACAGTATTTTTATTGCAACGTTGAAAATTCCATGACATAGCTaatgaatttcaaaatgtttcagggaAGCGAATTTCACAGATCAGTAAGTTTTTTTCCCCGGTATCTACCACGATTCAGTTTATGTAAACCTTTATCTAATCCCAACAGAGTGTGAAGAGTACATCAAATCACCAGAAAAATCAGCAGAATATTTGCGTGCCCGAATGATAAGCCCTTCGCGTTTCCAACGTCCTACAACTGTTCGAATACCGTAGATGTTATAGTCGGTGGCGAGGATGCGAAACCCGGAGAATTCCCCCATCAGGCTCTGCTCGGTTGGAGAACGAACGAACCGGACGTGTACAAGTTCGATTGCAGTGGAACGATCATCAGCAAACGATATGTGCTGACGGCGGCTCATTGCACTATGAACCCGAGCAATTCAATAATGCCAGCACCCGCAATCGTGCGGCTCGCCGAACTGGATCTGACGAAATATGAGAATGAGTTTGACATTGAGATTGAATCCATCATCCGGCATCCAGCCTACCGTTTTCGTTACTCCTACCACGATATAGCGTTGGTGCGTTTGGCGGACCGTTTGCGATTTTCAGACCTGGTTCAACTGGCCTGTTTGTGGAACGATGAAGATTCGCATCCTTCATCGGTCATTGCTACCGGTTTTGGGCGGATGGATATAGCAGGTAGGCTGGTTTGCAATGCCTGAAAACTGTAACCAATTCACTATGATTTATTTCAGACGAACAAGGATCAGACACCCTACGCAAGGTGCAGTTGGATGTTCAAGAGTTGAGCAATTGCAACAAGCAGTATATGGGTGTCAGAAG contains the following coding sequences:
- the LOC115265520 gene encoding serine protease snake-like — translated: MNPSNSIMPAPAIVRLAELDLTKYENEFDIEIESIIRHPAYRFRYSYHDIALVRLADRLRFSDLVQLACLWNDEDSHPSSVIATGFGRMDIADEQGSDTLRKVQLDVQELSNCNKQYMGVRRFPLGMTKNQLCIGSSADSEDTCQADLGGAIQTLADPKRCIYHVLAVRSVGAACGTKMPAAYTKVASYLDWIEGIVWGSD